tgaataaatttattatatgagCTGATTTAATTGGGGAGCCTAAGGAGTCACGTGTATTATACGTAAGTTTTGCACAAATTTATAGCATCCGTATATACTCTAAAGAGATTTGAGACCACATGGGTAAAAGGTTCGAATcataaatgatttttattttttaataaacaaacaGTGAAAGGACCAAAAGCGCAAGCCTAACATGGGAGATGGTATTAGGTGTAAAAGGCAATGGTCATAGGTGGGAGTAGTGTTACACTTATCCTGTTTAACACATAATTTTCACTCAACTCAGAGCTATAGCAATAATGTGTTTTAACTCAGGACCAAGGTTTTAAATTTCGTTTCATTTTGATCGGAATATTCcattttggtttaaattttggTCAGTTTTGGTGTTTTGGACGAATTTTGGCGGTTCCTATCTCTCAATTTTGGACTATTTTGGattgtattgaattttttttttttttaacattgaaGTCCAAATTTATCATTTGACTCATTTTATTTAcatatcatattttaaattatatgttgGTTAATTAGATACAGTAAAATATGAAGttataaatgaatatttgtgtgtgcatatatatcTACTACATAATCTTGAAACGATGCAACAGTACCGAAATATCATGTTGTAAATGTCAATTCggaacaaaattcaaaaccttatccaggataagataaaataaaaataaaaaacgaaaaaaaaaaaatctagaccaaaaaaaaaaatgatttgaccCGAAACCTCAAGTAAAAGTTGTAGCCATAATTTGCATATGTCCAAAGGAGTCGGTTGCATTATTGCAAAAATGGGCCATCCTCCACCCCTCCATAACAGACACAAGACGAGAAAAGCAAACCATACAGAACAATGTGTTGTTGGCTGCACATCACCAACTCCATCCATATTCATAAAGCAACGAACGATCTAAACAACTGAATCAAACAAAGCTTTACAAGGATATAAATAGAAGATGAAACtaatataaattaagaaaaataaaataaaaggacagAAGATAGAGCAAAAATTGCTTCTCCTCTCCTTTATTACAAAGAGACATACCATACGGACAAAAGAACACTAACAATTTTTCAATCAAATCAATACTCATTGGACAGAGGTGCATGTTCATGGTGCATGAACACGTTGCCATAGATAAGCCCAGCTAAGCCACCACCAATTAGGGGTCCAACCCAGTAGATCCAGTTGTCTTGGAAGTCACCGCTAGCGACAGCCGGCCCAAAGGAGCGAGCCGGGTTCATTGATCCACCGGAGAATGGGCCGGCAGCCAAgatgtttgcaccaacaatgAAACCAATGGCAATGGGTGCAATTGTGCCTAGTGAACCCTTCTTGGGGTCAGCTGCTGTTGCATAGACAGTGTAAACCAAAGCAAAGGTAATGATAATCTCCATCACCACTCCTTCAATGGCTCCAACTCCCGCAGCAAGGCTGTGGATGGGAATTGCCTGAAAAAAGAAGTAACATCGATTTGGTGTTAATTTAGCTTTACTTGAGAAGGAAGGAAGAGAATTATAGAACATATAAGGAATTTTTTTGAATCGTGATCCTCTGTCGATCCCAATATGTAATTAAACTTCATTATTTGCTAAATCAACCACATTTTGCACGCGTCCTATTTATTTATCTTCCTTGTAAAGTAAccataatttaaagaaaaaaaaatcggtCATATGATATGCTACTATTAATAAAGTATAAAGTGAAGCACTTTTAGTGGTGCCAGAAGATTTTTTGTTCAAAGTTTGGTCAGATAACCACAAACACATGTTTTGGCTAAGGTCATATATAGTTGCCCTTGTTTTGTGTATAGGGTCTTCAATTTGGAAGGACAATACTGTCATTGCATGTACTATAAAGCGATATTAACCACATAGAAAGTGTTTGGGGTgccaaaaattgaaagaaaaaaaaatcttatcaaaCAAAACTTACCAAGCCTCCAGTGACTGCCTTGAGAAGGAAACATGCAACAATGGAGCCAAGAAGTTGAGCAATCCAGTAGAAGATGCCAGTAAGGATTGTGATTTGGCCACCAAGTGCCAATCCAAAGGTGACGGCAGGGTTAACATGGCCACCTGAGATGTTGGCACCAACTGCGACTGCAACAAAGAGAGCAAAGCCATGGCAGATAGCAATGGCTACTAGCCCCTCTGGATCAAGTGCCGCATTGGATGTCAACTtatctgtcaaaaaaaaaaaaaaaagatgtaagaATTAATGTAaaagtggggaaaaaaaagacaaaaattactTATTGTTATGCATC
The sequence above is drawn from the Castanea sativa cultivar Marrone di Chiusa Pesio chromosome 5, ASM4071231v1 genome and encodes:
- the LOC142636757 gene encoding aquaporin TIP2-1 → MARIAFGRFDDSFSLGSFKAYLAEFISTLLFVFAGVGSAIAYNKLTSNAALDPEGLVAIAICHGFALFVAVAVGANISGGHVNPAVTFGLALGGQITILTGIFYWIAQLLGSIVACFLLKAVTGGLAIPIHSLAAGVGAIEGVVMEIIITFALVYTVYATAADPKKGSLGTIAPIAIGFIVGANILAAGPFSGGSMNPARSFGPAVASGDFQDNWIYWVGPLIGGGLAGLIYGNVFMHHEHAPLSNEY